A window from Bacteroidota bacterium encodes these proteins:
- a CDS encoding two-component sensor histidine kinase — protein sequence MSVEKIRQLYNIGFDEQLRLQELEKESLQTKSKIRIYSLLGGLGILLIAAVLLFRNNRQKQRSNKVLEATLTNLRSTQSQLVQSEKMASLGELTAGIAHEIQNPLNFVNNFSEVNSELIAEMKQEIDKGNLQEVKSIADSIDDNEQKIISHGKRADAIVKGMLQHSRTSNGIKEPTDINALTDEYLRLSYHGLRAKDKSFNATMKTDFDKSIGNINIIPQEIGRVVLNLINNAFYVVDEKKKQHPNGYEPTVLVRTKKVGDKVLISVKDNGNGIPQKVLDKIFQPFFTTKPTGQGTGLGLSLSYDIVKAHGGELKVETKEGEGSIFTILLNI from the coding sequence ATGAGCGTTGAAAAGATCAGGCAACTTTATAATATAGGATTCGATGAACAACTTCGCTTGCAGGAATTAGAAAAAGAAAGTCTGCAAACCAAAAGCAAAATAAGGATCTATTCTTTACTTGGGGGTTTAGGCATATTGTTAATAGCTGCTGTATTATTATTTAGAAACAATCGCCAAAAACAAAGATCAAATAAGGTTTTAGAAGCAACACTTACTAATTTAAGATCTACCCAATCTCAACTTGTCCAATCCGAAAAAATGGCTTCATTGGGTGAATTGACAGCAGGCATTGCCCATGAGATACAAAACCCGCTGAATTTTGTAAACAATTTTTCGGAAGTCAATTCAGAGTTAATAGCTGAAATGAAACAGGAAATTGATAAAGGAAATTTACAGGAAGTAAAATCAATTGCAGATAGTATTGATGATAATGAACAAAAAATCATTAGTCATGGGAAAAGAGCAGATGCTATTGTAAAAGGAATGTTGCAACATAGCCGTACCAGCAACGGCATAAAGGAACCAACAGACATCAACGCTTTAACTGATGAGTATTTGCGTCTCTCCTATCATGGGCTTCGGGCAAAAGACAAATCCTTCAATGCAACAATGAAAACTGATTTTGATAAAAGCATTGGCAACATTAATATCATTCCGCAGGAGATCGGAAGAGTTGTTTTGAATTTGATCAACAATGCATTTTATGTGGTAGATGAAAAAAAGAAACAACATCCGAATGGGTATGAACCAACCGTTTTAGTTAGAACAAAAAAAGTTGGTGATAAAGTTTTGATTAGTGTTAAGGATAACGGTAATGGCATTCCTCAAAAAGTATTAGATAAAATATTTCAACCCTTCTTTACTACTAAACCAACAGGACAAGGAACAGGATTGGGTTTATCATTGAGTTATGATATAGTAAAAGCACATGGTGGGGAATTGAAAGTGGAAACAAAAGAAGGTGAAGGGTCAATATTCACGATTTTATTGAACATATAA
- a CDS encoding tetratricopeptide repeat protein, protein MKIFLKVISLLLLPSLIAGQQENPYLSSLYRSLSDATSDTARMEVCSKLGSYYSLVDRDSSNFYLEKALPIAVRLNLKFDEASILNAMGVILMQQEKFSKSLELYLKALNIAKDPTIEKTIWHLSPGQNPMGARMLLLSNCYDLIGLLNAYTGNWIVNTKNQLKNYREAEKYAKAAGDTAQIAYINFHMGIAYMNEGKFDSALMLIKKAISTFSDLKDQTGLGRAMKYLGDSYEKMGNFDLAANTIFQAIALLKETNDHLHLGLGYISLSRVCTDLKKNDSALYYAKESLKIFEKRKDPAWKRDAYNLLTYCFDQLGRTDSAIVYLKLSKSLSDSLSVEERKNLLAFLDVVVDEQAKLEKLEKEKIETREKLRIYLLLSGIVVFIVIVFLLYRNNQHRKKTNETLRQRNEKIENTLHQLRSTQTQLIQSEKMASLGELTAGIAHEIQNPLNFVNNFSEVNSELIAEMKEEIEKGNLDQVKNIATDIGENEQKIKHHGKRADAIVKGMLQHSRSSTGVKEPADINALSDEYLRLSYQGLRAKNKSFNATMKTDFDNNVGKINIVPQEIGRVILNLINNAFYAVDEKKKAPQPPKGGVGYEPTVTVTTKRINDKVLISVSDNGNGIPQKVLDKIFQPFFTTKPTGQGTGLGLSLSYDIVKAHGGEIKVVTKENEGTEFTIMLLV, encoded by the coding sequence ATGAAAATCTTTTTAAAAGTAATTTCACTACTCTTGTTGCCATCATTAATTGCAGGGCAACAGGAAAACCCATATTTGAGTAGTTTGTACAGATCTCTATCCGATGCAACAAGCGATACTGCCCGGATGGAAGTCTGTAGTAAGCTCGGATCATATTACAGTCTTGTGGATCGTGATAGTTCAAATTTTTATCTTGAAAAAGCTTTGCCTATTGCTGTCAGATTAAATCTAAAATTTGACGAAGCCTCTATACTGAACGCAATGGGGGTTATCCTGATGCAGCAGGAAAAGTTTTCAAAGTCATTGGAACTCTATTTGAAAGCATTAAATATTGCAAAGGACCCCACTATTGAAAAAACTATTTGGCATTTGTCGCCGGGACAAAACCCAATGGGTGCACGAATGCTTCTGCTAAGCAACTGCTACGATTTGATCGGATTGCTAAATGCCTATACCGGAAACTGGATTGTTAACACAAAAAACCAATTGAAAAATTATCGGGAAGCCGAAAAATATGCAAAAGCAGCAGGTGACACAGCACAGATTGCGTACATAAACTTTCACATGGGTATTGCTTATATGAATGAAGGAAAATTTGATTCAGCACTCATGCTTATTAAAAAGGCCATATCAACGTTTTCAGATTTGAAAGATCAAACGGGATTAGGTCGTGCAATGAAATATCTGGGCGATAGCTATGAGAAGATGGGAAATTTCGATTTGGCCGCCAATACAATATTTCAGGCGATAGCACTTTTAAAAGAGACAAATGATCATCTACACCTGGGCCTGGGATATATTTCATTAAGTCGTGTATGTACGGATTTGAAAAAAAATGACTCCGCTTTATATTATGCTAAAGAAAGCTTGAAAATTTTTGAAAAGCGCAAAGACCCGGCTTGGAAAAGAGATGCATATAACCTACTTACTTACTGTTTTGATCAGCTGGGCAGAACCGATAGTGCCATCGTGTATTTAAAATTGTCTAAATCATTAAGTGACAGTCTTAGTGTAGAAGAGCGAAAAAATCTTCTTGCCTTTCTGGACGTAGTTGTAGATGAGCAGGCAAAGTTGGAAAAGCTAGAGAAAGAAAAAATAGAAACCCGCGAAAAATTAAGAATATACTTGCTACTGTCAGGTATTGTTGTTTTTATAGTTATTGTTTTTTTGCTCTATCGAAATAACCAGCACAGGAAAAAAACTAATGAAACTTTACGACAGCGAAATGAAAAAATTGAAAATACATTACATCAATTAAGATCTACTCAAACTCAGCTCATCCAATCCGAAAAAATGGCTTCATTAGGAGAGCTAACAGCAGGCATTGCACATGAAATTCAAAACCCGTTAAATTTTGTAAACAATTTTTCAGAAGTAAATTCTGAGCTAATAGCTGAGATGAAAGAGGAGATAGAGAAAGGGAATCTTGACCAGGTAAAAAACATTGCTACAGACATCGGGGAAAATGAGCAAAAAATAAAGCATCATGGCAAAAGAGCCGACGCCATTGTAAAAGGAATGTTGCAACATAGCCGCAGCAGTACAGGTGTAAAAGAACCGGCAGATATCAATGCTTTATCCGATGAATACTTACGCCTTTCCTATCAAGGCCTTCGTGCAAAAAACAAATCGTTTAATGCAACAATGAAAACAGATTTTGATAATAACGTTGGAAAAATAAATATCGTTCCCCAGGAAATTGGAAGAGTGATCCTGAATTTGATCAACAATGCTTTTTATGCAGTTGATGAAAAAAAGAAAGCCCCCCAGCCCCCTAAAGGGGGAGTTGGTTACGAACCTACAGTTACAGTAACTACAAAGAGGATTAATGATAAAGTTTTAATTTCTGTTTCTGATAATGGTAATGGCATTCCCCAAAAAGTATTGGATAAAATATTTCAACCCTTTTTCACTACCAAACCAACAGGGCAAGGAACTGGTTTGGGTTTGTCGTTGAGTTATGATATTGTAAAAGCACATGGTGGGGAAATAAAAGTGGTGACAAAAGAAAATGAAGGAACGGAATTTACAATTATGTTGCTGGTATAG